From the genome of Nitrosomonas sp., one region includes:
- the mutL gene encoding DNA mismatch repair endonuclease MutL → MVPIKPLPELLINQIAAGEVVERPASALKEIIENSIDADATKINVQLVQGGIKQMRIADNGVGIAKDELVLALTRHSTSKISSLEDLQKITSLGFRGEALASISAISTLTLTSCLANQSHAWQVQVKGNSMTEPQPASLSQGTVVEAYELYSNIPARRKFLKTETTEYTHCEDVFKRMALVQPGIEFVLRHNDKLRYHYRTGDVLQRIESILGEAFLQSVSSINAQAADIRLHGVVALPAYSRASRDMQFFFVNNRFVRDKLISHAIREAYRDVLHLDRFSSFVLFLEMDPSEIDVNVHPTKTEIRFRDPRALHQFIFHAVNKSLAKPSNDIQAGLTDTIISKSIPHYPKQHSVKTEKIAQTAGFYQSLFGTGEDNLNAPEVDTETKANLNHSEPQGASSSKIEEKKDFPPLGYALGQLHGVYILAQNNNGLIIVDMHAAHERIMYEKLKTAMDSCTWVIQSLLIPVTFHADRADIVFVEENLGLFEEIGFELAVLSPTTLAVRAVPAILQQTDLVKLTQDVLREIREYGDSQVLTAKRNEILATMACHGAVRANRNLTISEMNALLREMEVTERADQCNHGRPTWFEMSMANLDKMFMRGK, encoded by the coding sequence ATGGTGCCAATTAAGCCTTTACCAGAATTATTGATTAATCAGATAGCGGCCGGGGAGGTTGTTGAACGCCCAGCTTCAGCGCTTAAGGAAATTATTGAAAACAGTATTGATGCCGACGCAACTAAAATCAATGTGCAGCTTGTGCAAGGTGGTATCAAACAAATGCGCATTGCTGATAATGGCGTGGGAATCGCTAAAGATGAATTGGTACTTGCTTTAACGCGTCATAGTACGAGCAAAATCAGTTCGCTGGAAGATTTGCAAAAAATAACAAGCTTAGGGTTTAGAGGCGAGGCGCTTGCCAGTATTTCAGCCATTTCAACACTAACATTAACCAGTTGTCTCGCCAATCAAAGTCATGCGTGGCAGGTGCAGGTCAAAGGAAACTCAATGACGGAACCACAGCCTGCTTCTTTATCCCAAGGAACGGTTGTAGAAGCGTATGAGTTGTATTCAAATATTCCTGCAAGGCGGAAATTCTTGAAAACTGAAACCACTGAATATACCCATTGTGAAGATGTATTTAAGCGGATGGCTTTGGTTCAACCTGGTATTGAATTTGTACTGAGGCATAATGATAAGCTGCGTTATCATTATCGTACTGGAGATGTATTGCAGCGAATAGAATCTATACTGGGTGAAGCGTTCTTGCAGTCGGTTTCATCCATTAATGCGCAGGCAGCCGACATACGGTTGCATGGTGTCGTTGCTTTGCCAGCATATTCAAGAGCATCTCGTGATATGCAATTTTTTTTTGTTAATAATCGATTTGTGCGTGATAAACTGATATCGCATGCAATACGGGAAGCTTACCGTGATGTTTTGCATTTGGATCGTTTCTCCAGTTTTGTCTTGTTCTTGGAGATGGATCCTTCAGAAATTGATGTCAACGTTCATCCGACCAAAACAGAGATCAGATTCAGAGATCCACGCGCGCTGCATCAATTCATTTTTCATGCCGTTAACAAGTCATTGGCAAAGCCTTCTAATGATATACAAGCCGGCTTGACGGATACTATAATTTCTAAATCTATACCGCATTATCCTAAACAACATTCAGTAAAAACAGAGAAAATCGCGCAAACCGCAGGATTTTATCAATCTCTATTTGGTACTGGTGAGGATAATTTAAATGCACCTGAAGTAGATACTGAAACGAAAGCGAACCTGAATCATAGTGAACCACAGGGGGCTTCTTCTTCAAAGATTGAAGAAAAAAAGGATTTTCCGCCGCTAGGCTATGCTTTGGGGCAATTGCATGGTGTTTATATATTGGCGCAAAATAATAATGGCTTAATTATTGTTGACATGCATGCCGCGCATGAACGTATTATGTATGAAAAATTGAAAACTGCTATGGATAGTTGTACATGGGTAATACAATCACTTCTAATTCCTGTCACATTCCACGCAGATCGTGCGGATATTGTTTTTGTTGAAGAGAATCTGGGATTATTTGAGGAAATCGGATTTGAGCTCGCTGTTCTTTCTCCCACGACATTAGCAGTTCGTGCTGTACCGGCCATTTTACAACAGACTGATCTCGTCAAATTAACTCAAGACGTGTTACGTGAAATTCGCGAGTATGGTGACAGTCAGGTTCTGACTGCTAAACGTAATGAAATACTGGCAACAATGGCTTGTCATGGTGCGGTTCGTGCTAACAGAAATTTAACAATCTCCGAAATGAATGCATTGCTGCGCGAAATGGAGGTAACTGAACGTGCTGACCAGTGTAATCACGGCAGGCCGACATGGTTTGAAATGAGTATGGCAAACCTGGATAAAATGTTTATGCGCGGGAAGTGA
- the rpiA gene encoding ribose-5-phosphate isomerase RpiA — translation MIQDEQKRAVAIAAIEHVPVGCIVGVGTGSTANYFIDELAKIKHKIDGAVASSDATAKRLESHGIEVIDLNNVDDLPVYIDGADEITEHLHMTKGGGGALTREKIVAAVARKFICITDQTKLVNILGNFPLPIEVIPMARSYVAREITLLGGQPALRQGFITDNGNVILDVHGLQILNPVELETTLNQITGIVTNGLFARRAADVLLLGVDLGVKTITH, via the coding sequence ATGATACAGGATGAACAAAAGAGAGCCGTTGCAATAGCTGCCATTGAGCATGTGCCAGTTGGTTGTATTGTTGGCGTAGGCACAGGCTCGACAGCAAACTATTTTATTGATGAATTGGCCAAAATCAAACATAAAATTGATGGCGCCGTAGCAAGTTCCGATGCCACGGCCAAACGACTTGAGTCACATGGAATAGAAGTCATTGATCTGAACAATGTCGATGACCTACCGGTTTATATCGATGGCGCCGATGAAATAACTGAACATTTACATATGACCAAAGGCGGCGGCGGCGCACTAACCCGCGAAAAAATTGTTGCGGCAGTTGCCAGGAAATTTATCTGTATTACAGATCAAACAAAGCTCGTTAATATTCTTGGTAATTTCCCATTACCTATTGAAGTCATCCCAATGGCACGTAGCTATGTAGCCCGCGAAATCACCTTACTAGGCGGTCAACCAGCATTACGGCAGGGATTCATCACTGACAATGGCAATGTCATCCTCGATGTGCATGGCTTGCAAATTCTAAATCCTGTCGAATTGGAAACAACGCTAAACCAAATTACCGGCATTGTAACCAACGGTCTTTTTGCCCGACGCGCCGCAGATGTTTTATTATTAGGTGTCGACTTAGGTGTAAAAACAATCACACACTAA
- the phoU gene encoding phosphate signaling complex protein PhoU, whose translation MVNKEHISKQFDADLEEARTRVLQMGGFVEEQIERAMEALTTGNEELIDQVIEYDHRVNAMEVAIDEICSQIIVRRQPTAVDLRMIVMIIKTITDLERIGDEAQKIARMAKLIYSTDRLQTPRFTEIKHVASIAMDMVKKALDSFARLDPNSAAQIVRQDEFVDEEFRSIMRHLITFMMEDPRKISTSIEILFVAKAIERIGDHAKNMSEYVVYMVKGKDVRHVTADEIEQEIRD comes from the coding sequence ATGGTAAATAAAGAACATATATCTAAACAATTTGATGCTGATCTTGAAGAAGCACGTACGCGTGTTTTACAAATGGGTGGTTTTGTAGAAGAACAAATTGAGCGCGCTATGGAAGCACTTACAACCGGCAATGAGGAATTGATTGACCAAGTTATCGAATACGATCATCGTGTTAATGCCATGGAAGTTGCCATAGATGAAATCTGTAGCCAGATCATTGTACGCAGACAGCCGACAGCCGTTGATTTACGCATGATTGTAATGATCATCAAAACCATAACTGATCTCGAAAGAATTGGAGATGAAGCACAAAAAATTGCACGAATGGCAAAACTGATTTACTCAACGGACCGTTTGCAAACACCGCGCTTTACAGAAATCAAGCATGTTGCCAGCATTGCCATGGATATGGTCAAGAAGGCACTTGACTCCTTTGCACGGTTGGATCCAAATTCAGCAGCACAAATTGTGCGTCAGGATGAATTCGTTGACGAAGAATTTCGGTCTATTATGCGCCATTTGATTACATTTATGATGGAAGATCCGCGTAAAATATCCACTTCAATCGAAATTTTGTTTGTTGCCAAAGCAATTGAACGTATTGGAGACCATGCAAAAAACATGTCCGAATATGTCGTGTACATGGTAAAAGGCAAGGACGTGCGTCATGTTACTGCAGATGAAATCGAACAGGAAATTCGCGATTAA
- a CDS encoding type IV pilin protein, producing MGFTLIELMITVAILGIIAAVALPSYQNYVRDANRAAAKTIIYENAQFMEQFYTENNRYDQNLAGNLVVLPVTQSPRTGAAQYNITLQAVANATFTLQAVPVGSMAGDVCGTLTLTNTGLQGAGGGVAACWNR from the coding sequence ATGGGCTTTACCTTGATTGAGTTAATGATTACAGTTGCAATTTTAGGAATTATCGCCGCAGTTGCTTTGCCTTCCTACCAAAATTATGTCAGAGATGCGAACCGAGCTGCGGCCAAAACAATCATCTACGAGAACGCACAGTTTATGGAGCAGTTTTATACAGAAAACAATCGGTATGATCAGAATCTGGCTGGCAATCTAGTTGTATTACCTGTTACCCAGTCCCCCAGAACAGGTGCTGCTCAATACAACATTACACTTCAGGCTGTCGCAAATGCGACATTTACCTTACAAGCTGTGCCTGTCGGTTCGATGGCTGGTGACGTTTGTGGCACACTAACGCTAACAAATACCGGTTTACAGGGCGCGGGCGGAGGTGTTGCTGCATGTTGGAATCGGTAG